Proteins co-encoded in one Lentisphaera araneosa HTCC2155 genomic window:
- a CDS encoding alpha/beta hydrolase — translation MKFENASAEYECLLLHGLCEHEGRMYDLAKFLQSHGCQVHVPTHLGHGERGLQSSAFKEIQKFYLDGSENLDLLRHDLVGSELEREYHQSRETVSMFCHLKELEEDLRLIELQSDKPIIIVGFSMGGLLALALSERYNSPRLKKTLLLSPALRVNIPKARGLLKPMSMMFNGILQLVHEMRYLNFPGTKMLGKYLSQAKWSIPCNEVSPNVSELRKEQFIFQNDPLIAKRVPLSYLNAIQELMLELRAKDMSSLSERVNLGLAWSSGDSIVNPKEIKRFAKHYKTDNLCVDDYDCHDLLRAQCSEKVYEFIEDFVKS, via the coding sequence ATGAAATTTGAGAACGCTTCAGCGGAATACGAGTGCCTTTTGTTGCATGGGCTCTGTGAACATGAAGGCCGCATGTATGATTTGGCCAAGTTTTTACAGTCTCATGGTTGCCAGGTTCATGTTCCAACTCATTTAGGTCATGGTGAGCGCGGTTTACAGAGCTCAGCGTTTAAAGAAATCCAAAAATTTTATCTTGATGGTTCAGAAAACTTAGATTTACTGAGACATGATTTGGTAGGCTCTGAGTTGGAGAGAGAATATCATCAGAGTAGAGAGACGGTGAGTATGTTCTGTCATTTGAAGGAGCTAGAGGAGGATCTTCGCTTGATAGAATTACAATCGGATAAGCCGATCATTATTGTAGGGTTCAGCATGGGGGGCTTGTTAGCTTTGGCTTTATCTGAGCGTTATAACTCGCCACGGCTGAAAAAAACTCTACTTTTAAGTCCTGCACTTCGAGTCAATATTCCGAAGGCGAGAGGCTTACTTAAACCGATGAGCATGATGTTTAATGGTATTTTGCAGCTCGTCCACGAAATGCGCTATCTAAATTTCCCAGGAACAAAAATGCTAGGTAAGTATTTGAGTCAAGCTAAGTGGAGTATACCTTGTAATGAAGTGAGCCCTAATGTGAGTGAGTTGCGCAAAGAGCAATTCATATTTCAGAATGACCCTTTGATTGCTAAACGAGTTCCTTTGTCTTACTTGAATGCCATTCAAGAACTCATGTTAGAATTGCGCGCTAAAGATATGTCTAGCTTGAGTGAGCGAGTTAACTTGGGTTTAGCATGGTCTTCGGGGGATAGCATTGTGAACCCCAAGGAAATAAAACGTTTTGCTAAACACTATAAAACAGATAACCTCTGTGTAGATGATTATGACTGCCACGATTTACTGAGGGCGCAATGTAGTGAAAAAGTCTATGAATTTATTGAAGATTTTGTTAAGTCATGA
- a CDS encoding pseudouridine synthase: protein MSGPQHVKFLYEDEYLVVAKKLAKISVHRSEMCRDRRTLLTMVRNKLGGQYVYAVHRLDRPVSGPLLFAKSPEMCRELQKQFNEKTVEKKYIALVRGWLEGKGKVDKQLLKKSNGTIQDCLTRYRGLATAEIDEPLGKFPTVRYGLVELEPVTGRYHQLRRHMRDLAYPIIGDSTDGDSHQNRFFREKFELRRLMLHCFYLSFKHPVSQELIKIYLEPDRDLLRIYEQLGMYEQFKQLEREYEDEI, encoded by the coding sequence ATGAGTGGCCCGCAGCACGTTAAATTTTTGTATGAAGATGAATATTTAGTTGTTGCGAAAAAATTAGCAAAAATCAGTGTGCATCGTTCTGAGATGTGCCGTGATCGTCGAACTTTACTGACGATGGTGAGAAATAAATTAGGTGGTCAATACGTTTATGCCGTACATCGCTTGGATCGCCCAGTTTCTGGGCCGCTATTATTTGCAAAAAGTCCAGAGATGTGCCGCGAGCTTCAGAAACAATTTAATGAAAAAACAGTTGAGAAAAAGTATATTGCCCTCGTTCGAGGTTGGCTTGAGGGGAAGGGCAAAGTCGATAAACAACTTCTTAAAAAAAGCAATGGCACCATACAGGATTGTTTGACTCGTTATCGCGGTTTGGCAACAGCAGAAATTGATGAGCCTTTAGGGAAGTTCCCAACAGTACGCTATGGGCTGGTTGAACTAGAACCTGTAACAGGGCGTTATCATCAACTACGTCGTCATATGCGTGATTTGGCTTATCCAATTATTGGTGATAGTACAGATGGTGACTCACATCAGAATCGCTTTTTTAGAGAAAAATTTGAATTGCGTCGTTTAATGTTGCACTGTTTCTATCTTTCATTCAAACACCCTGTTAGTCAAGAATTAATCAAAATTTATCTGGAACCAGATAGAGATTTATTGAGAATCTATGAACAGTTAGGGATGTACGAACAGTTTAAACAACTTGAGCGAGAGTATGAAGATGAAATATAA
- a CDS encoding HAD family hydrolase, protein MKYKLLIFDLDGTLVDTREDLAAAVNEMRRFYELPSLPLSQVISYVGDGAVKLVERSIDGHDIEITKAVELMLAAYKRKICIFSRVYDDCRGLLKFMKTQGVKMSVLTNKPQAMTDIILKELELDHYFTPILGPEGAGCHKPDPGGIYKCLELNHVSAEDALMVGDHHTDLRVAQNAGVDNAFFTAGMGNDGGLKPTIIFDDYLSLKSLLST, encoded by the coding sequence ATGAAATATAAACTTTTGATTTTTGATTTAGATGGCACTTTAGTTGATACGCGAGAAGATCTAGCCGCTGCAGTTAATGAGATGCGAAGATTCTATGAGCTACCAAGTTTACCTTTAAGTCAGGTGATTTCCTATGTGGGAGATGGCGCTGTGAAATTAGTAGAAAGATCTATCGATGGGCATGATATTGAAATAACTAAAGCGGTCGAACTTATGCTAGCGGCGTACAAAAGAAAAATTTGTATTTTCAGTCGAGTTTATGATGATTGTCGAGGCCTTTTAAAATTCATGAAAACACAAGGTGTAAAGATGTCTGTCTTGACGAATAAACCTCAAGCAATGACAGATATAATTTTAAAAGAATTAGAGCTCGATCATTATTTTACCCCGATTTTGGGGCCAGAAGGAGCAGGCTGTCACAAGCCAGATCCCGGTGGTATTTACAAGTGCTTGGAGCTCAATCACGTTTCTGCGGAAGATGCTTTAATGGTAGGTGATCACCATACCGATTTGCGAGTGGCGCAAAATGCTGGCGTCGATAATGCTTTCTTTACTGCGGGTATGGGAAATGATGGTGGACTTAAACCCACCATTATTTTTGATGATTACCTTTCCCTGAAATCATTGCTTTCTACTTAG